A stretch of Lysobacter sp. K5869 DNA encodes these proteins:
- a CDS encoding sterol desaturase family protein, whose product MEEWILLALAPVFLALIGLEAWYWRKRRPGQYSLRDTLSNAALALMHQASDAVAWLIVIGLYYAVYAHRLFDLPASAWTIAALFVAQDFFYYWFHRASHRVRWLWASHVTHHSSERLNLSTAFRQSLTYPISGMWVFWLPLAWIGFEPKHIVAVVAINLAFQFFVHTEAVGKLGWLEKVFNTPSHHRVHHARNPQYIDRNYAGVLIVWDKLFGTYVEEDAGTPCEYGIVGEIRSHNPIKLTFHEWIAMFADAWRARGLRGALGQLFGPPERSLAHLRDGGGGAP is encoded by the coding sequence ATGGAAGAGTGGATCCTGCTGGCGCTGGCGCCGGTGTTTCTGGCCCTGATCGGACTGGAAGCGTGGTACTGGCGCAAACGCCGGCCCGGCCAGTACAGCCTGCGCGACACGCTGTCGAATGCGGCGCTGGCGCTGATGCACCAAGCCAGCGACGCGGTCGCATGGCTGATCGTGATCGGCCTGTACTACGCGGTCTACGCGCATCGCCTGTTCGACTTGCCGGCCTCGGCCTGGACCATCGCCGCACTGTTCGTCGCCCAGGATTTCTTCTACTACTGGTTCCACCGCGCCAGCCACCGGGTGCGCTGGTTGTGGGCTTCGCACGTCACCCATCACTCATCGGAACGCCTGAATCTTTCCACCGCGTTCCGGCAAAGCCTGACCTATCCGATCTCGGGCATGTGGGTGTTCTGGCTGCCGCTGGCCTGGATCGGCTTCGAGCCCAAGCACATCGTCGCGGTGGTCGCGATCAACCTCGCCTTCCAGTTCTTCGTCCACACCGAGGCGGTCGGCAAGCTCGGCTGGCTGGAAAAGGTGTTCAACACGCCCTCGCACCACCGCGTCCACCATGCGCGCAATCCGCAGTACATCGACCGCAACTACGCCGGCGTGCTGATCGTCTGGGACAAGCTGTTCGGCACGTATGTCGAGGAAGACGCGGGCACGCCGTGCGAGTACGGCATCGTCGGCGAGATCCGCAGCCATAATCCGATCAAGCTGACCTTCCACGAGTGGATCGCGATGTTCGCCGACGCCTGGCGCGCGCGCGGGCTGCGCGGCGCGCTGGGGCAGCTGTTCGGGCCGCCGGAGCGCTCGCTCGCGCATCTGCGCGACGGCGGCGGCGGCGCGCCCTGA
- a CDS encoding SRPBCC family protein: MRLSLTAERRIDAPPEAVFALALDSERFPALFPGYGPIPALKRITPLAPPAVGALRSLENSDGSKLMERITELDPPRLHAYTLSGLRPPLAWLAREGHARWEFEGDRSDGGDATRVAWRYEFELTSPLAWPLAAPLLRGCMRAAMARCLERMAQALEGAWRGERR, encoded by the coding sequence ATGCGCCTGTCCCTTACCGCCGAACGCCGCATCGACGCGCCGCCCGAGGCGGTGTTCGCCTTGGCGCTCGACAGCGAGCGCTTCCCCGCGCTGTTCCCCGGCTACGGCCCGATTCCCGCGCTCAAGCGCATCACCCCACTGGCGCCGCCGGCGGTGGGCGCGCTGCGCTCGCTGGAGAACAGCGACGGCTCCAAGCTCATGGAACGCATCACCGAACTCGACCCGCCGCGCCTGCACGCCTACACCCTCAGCGGGCTGCGTCCGCCGCTGGCGTGGCTGGCGCGCGAAGGCCACGCGCGCTGGGAGTTCGAGGGCGACCGCAGCGACGGCGGCGACGCCACCCGCGTGGCCTGGCGCTACGAATTCGAACTGACCTCGCCGCTGGCGTGGCCGCTGGCCGCGCCGCTGCTGCGCGGCTGCATGCGCGCGGCGATGGCGCGCTGCCTGGAACGCATGGCGCAGGCGCTGGAAGGCGCGTGGCGCGGAGAACGGCGCTGA
- a CDS encoding Sir2 family NAD-dependent protein deacetylase — MKQKIVVFTGAGVSAESGLKTFRDMGGLWHEHRLEDVASPDGWRRDPATVLRFYNERRLGVLAASPNAAHAAIARLEDKYEVTIVTQNIDDLHERAGSTRVLHVHGEILKARSTADESRIYPMRSPLIELGDLCELGSQLRPDVVWFGENVRFLSESAGYFAQADKVLAIGTSLTVWPAAGLVDYAPAEAERVFVSPDLQDVPDDYRFLRGTAVETVPGLVEEWLAQA, encoded by the coding sequence ATGAAACAGAAGATCGTGGTGTTCACCGGCGCCGGCGTCAGCGCCGAAAGCGGGCTCAAGACGTTCCGCGACATGGGCGGGCTGTGGCACGAGCACCGGCTCGAAGACGTGGCCTCGCCCGACGGCTGGCGGCGCGACCCGGCCACCGTGCTGCGCTTCTACAACGAGCGCCGCCTGGGCGTGCTGGCGGCCAGCCCCAACGCCGCGCACGCGGCCATCGCCCGGCTCGAGGACAAGTACGAGGTGACCATCGTCACCCAGAACATCGACGACCTGCACGAGCGCGCCGGTTCGACCCGGGTGCTGCACGTGCACGGCGAAATCCTCAAGGCGCGCAGCACCGCCGACGAATCGCGCATTTATCCGATGCGCAGCCCGCTGATCGAGTTGGGCGATCTGTGCGAGCTCGGCAGCCAGTTGCGCCCGGACGTGGTCTGGTTCGGCGAGAACGTGCGGTTCCTGAGCGAATCGGCGGGGTATTTCGCGCAGGCCGACAAGGTGCTGGCGATCGGCACCTCGCTGACGGTGTGGCCGGCGGCGGGGCTGGTCGACTACGCGCCGGCCGAGGCCGAGCGGGTGTTCGTCTCGCCGGATCTGCAGGACGTGCCGGACGATTACCGCTTTCTGCGCGGGACGGCGGTGGAGACGGTGCCCGGCTTGGTCGAGGAATGGTTGGCGCAAGCCTGA
- a CDS encoding amidohydrolase family protein, whose protein sequence is MNVRFLALGLALAAAAHAPAQAAERYWVRDVAVIPADTDEVLSHRDVLIEDGRIRRIAAADAQRRVGDARVVDGRGKYLVPGYVDAHAHIATEGAIRDSKDPAIKGLDLGAQHAYDRQVMLSFLKAGVTGVANLGGSPGSDEDLLRLREEIDAGRAVGPKLYVGKRINGPRAAVAEKPDGQPVPASKPEAPTTAADGIVAVQRAKQRGYDFIKPYQFLNRETYQAVVEEAKRQGFITTGHLPELGCATCADRAFAFAHPMTNLAHTEELARFARIGSDLAPAEIETLAKAVADSGLSVTPTLITLKTIVAMYVQREVPAVPKGWLETVDPVTRLEWTAPANRYLSQAFRDQEGADRFSAGYDFSRVLTRALWKRKVPLTVGTDAALPGLPFGVSVLQEMVELREVGLPAVEVLRAASINAHRLFDPQSGSGAVREGERANLVLLDADPLADIHNAAKVAGVFAQGRWLSIADIDRQLSEGEAFEQELQRQIEQRKAAAGS, encoded by the coding sequence ATGAACGTCCGCTTCCTCGCGCTGGGCTTGGCCCTGGCCGCCGCCGCACACGCTCCCGCGCAGGCGGCCGAGCGCTACTGGGTCCGCGATGTCGCGGTGATTCCCGCCGACACCGACGAGGTGCTGAGCCACCGCGACGTGCTGATCGAGGACGGGCGGATCCGCCGCATCGCCGCCGCCGACGCCCAGCGGCGCGTCGGCGACGCGCGGGTCGTGGACGGACGCGGCAAGTACTTGGTGCCGGGCTATGTCGACGCGCACGCGCACATCGCCACCGAGGGCGCGATCCGCGACAGCAAGGATCCGGCGATCAAGGGACTGGATCTGGGCGCGCAGCACGCGTACGACCGGCAGGTGATGCTGAGCTTCCTCAAGGCCGGCGTGACCGGCGTGGCCAACCTCGGCGGCAGCCCCGGCAGCGACGAGGACTTGCTGCGCTTGCGCGAGGAGATCGACGCCGGCCGTGCCGTCGGCCCCAAGCTCTACGTCGGCAAGCGCATCAACGGCCCGCGCGCGGCGGTTGCAGAGAAGCCCGACGGCCAGCCGGTGCCGGCGTCCAAGCCCGAAGCGCCGACCACCGCCGCCGACGGCATCGTCGCGGTGCAGCGCGCCAAGCAGCGCGGTTACGACTTCATCAAGCCCTATCAATTCCTCAACCGCGAGACCTATCAGGCGGTGGTCGAGGAGGCCAAGCGCCAGGGCTTCATCACCACCGGGCATCTGCCGGAACTCGGCTGCGCCACCTGCGCCGACCGCGCCTTCGCCTTCGCCCATCCGATGACCAACCTCGCCCACACCGAGGAACTGGCGCGCTTCGCCCGCATCGGCAGCGATCTGGCGCCGGCCGAGATCGAGACCTTGGCAAAGGCGGTCGCCGACAGCGGTCTGTCGGTCACGCCGACCTTGATCACGCTCAAAACCATCGTCGCCATGTACGTGCAGCGCGAAGTGCCGGCGGTGCCGAAGGGCTGGCTGGAGACGGTCGATCCGGTGACCCGGCTCGAATGGACGGCGCCGGCCAACCGTTACTTGAGTCAGGCATTCCGCGATCAAGAGGGCGCGGACCGATTCTCCGCCGGCTACGACTTCTCGCGCGTGCTGACCCGCGCGCTGTGGAAGCGCAAGGTGCCGCTGACCGTCGGTACCGACGCGGCGTTGCCGGGGCTGCCGTTCGGCGTGTCGGTACTGCAAGAAATGGTCGAACTGCGCGAAGTCGGCTTGCCCGCAGTCGAAGTGCTGCGCGCGGCTTCGATCAACGCGCACCGTTTGTTCGATCCGCAATCGGGCAGCGGCGCGGTGCGCGAGGGCGAACGCGCGAATCTGGTGTTGCTCGACGCCGATCCGCTCGCCGACATCCACAACGCCGCGAAGGTGGCGGGCGTGTTCGCGCAGGGGCGCTGGCTGTCGATCGCCGACATCGACCGGCAACTGAGCGAGGGCGAGGCGTTCGAGCAGGAGTTGCAACGGCAGATCGAACAGCGCAAGGCCGCGGCGGGGAGTTGA
- the ftrA gene encoding transcriptional regulator FtrA → MSPRPAPRRRGGPSNPLVAVLVYDGLCAFEFGCAAEVFGLARPELQAELRDRPWYRFETCAAQRRPLRGQYGLSLRADAGLDRLAEAGTVIVPGWRGCDEPVPAAIVDALREAHARGARVLSICSGVFVLAAAGLLDGRRATTHWRYAQTLRERHPRIDVDADAIYIDEGRLLTSAGSAAGLDLCLHLVRRDWGARIANHVARRLVIAPHREGGQAQYIERPVQRSERGALSPLLERMRRRLAEPWSVAELARLAAMSERSFLRRFKQATGASPADWLIQARVERARELLETTDAPLERIAGDAGFGSAITLRHHFRRKLGIAPRDYRERFQRGAR, encoded by the coding sequence ATGTCGCCCCGCCCTGCTCCGCGCCGCCGCGGCGGCCCGTCCAATCCGCTGGTGGCCGTGCTGGTCTACGACGGCCTGTGCGCGTTCGAGTTCGGCTGCGCGGCCGAAGTGTTCGGCCTGGCGCGCCCGGAATTGCAGGCCGAGTTGCGCGACCGGCCGTGGTACCGCTTCGAAACCTGCGCCGCGCAGCGCCGCCCGCTGCGCGGCCAGTACGGCTTGAGCCTGCGCGCCGACGCCGGCCTGGACCGCCTCGCCGAAGCCGGCACGGTGATCGTCCCCGGCTGGCGCGGCTGCGACGAACCGGTGCCGGCCGCGATCGTCGATGCGCTGCGCGAAGCGCACGCGCGCGGCGCGCGGGTGCTGTCGATCTGTTCGGGCGTGTTCGTGCTGGCCGCCGCCGGCTTGCTCGACGGCCGCCGCGCGACCACGCACTGGCGCTACGCGCAAACCCTGCGCGAGCGCCATCCACGCATCGACGTGGACGCCGATGCGATCTACATCGACGAAGGCCGGCTGCTGACCTCGGCCGGCAGCGCCGCCGGCTTGGACCTGTGCCTACATCTGGTCCGGCGCGACTGGGGCGCGCGCATCGCCAATCACGTCGCGCGGCGCTTGGTGATCGCGCCGCACCGCGAGGGCGGGCAGGCGCAATACATCGAGCGTCCGGTGCAGCGCAGCGAACGCGGCGCGCTGTCGCCGCTGCTGGAACGCATGCGCCGGCGTTTGGCCGAGCCGTGGAGCGTGGCCGAACTGGCGCGCCTGGCGGCGATGAGCGAGCGCAGCTTCCTGCGCCGGTTCAAGCAAGCCACCGGCGCCAGCCCGGCCGATTGGCTGATCCAGGCGCGGGTCGAACGCGCGCGCGAACTGTTGGAAACCACCGACGCGCCGCTGGAGCGCATCGCCGGCGACGCCGGCTTCGGCAGCGCGATCACCCTGCGCCATCATTTCCGCCGCAAGCTCGGGATCGCGCCGCGCGATTACCGCGAACGCTTCCAACGCGGCGCGCGCTGA
- a CDS encoding rhodanese-like domain-containing protein, whose translation MRNAVTEVPAAASAQALARFQAQFAFETDCWDVHAALAAGEPGFVLVDARGPEAYAAGHVPGAVNIPHRKLIASRLAAYPPQTLFVVYCAGPHCNGAARAAVRLAGLQRPVKLMAGGVAGWLDEGFALARPHADAAA comes from the coding sequence ATGCGCAACGCCGTCACCGAAGTCCCCGCCGCCGCGTCCGCTCAGGCGCTGGCGCGTTTCCAAGCCCAGTTCGCGTTCGAGACCGATTGCTGGGACGTGCACGCCGCGCTGGCGGCGGGCGAGCCCGGCTTCGTCCTGGTCGATGCGCGCGGTCCCGAGGCTTACGCCGCCGGCCATGTGCCCGGCGCGGTCAATATCCCGCACCGCAAGCTGATCGCCTCGCGGTTGGCCGCGTATCCGCCGCAGACCCTGTTCGTGGTCTATTGCGCCGGCCCGCACTGCAACGGCGCCGCGCGCGCGGCGGTGCGGCTGGCCGGACTGCAGCGGCCGGTGAAGCTGATGGCCGGCGGCGTCGCCGGCTGGCTCGACGAAGGTTTCGCGCTGGCGCGCCCGCACGCCGATGCGGCGGCTTGA
- a CDS encoding RidA family protein → MNASVFTLDNPAGLYDPAPNGYSHLAQVAAGARWVLVAGQGGETADGALSADFRAQVRQAFANLSLALAAAGAGPRDVVKLTVLVVDHSHARLAIFGEELAAAFGGDHRPACTLIPVPRLALDGMLFEIEATAALAP, encoded by the coding sequence ATGAACGCTTCCGTTTTTACGCTCGACAACCCCGCCGGCCTCTACGATCCGGCGCCCAACGGCTATTCGCACCTCGCCCAAGTCGCCGCCGGCGCGCGCTGGGTGCTGGTGGCCGGGCAGGGCGGCGAAACCGCCGACGGCGCGCTGTCCGCCGACTTCCGTGCGCAGGTGCGCCAAGCCTTCGCCAACCTGTCGCTCGCGCTGGCCGCGGCCGGCGCGGGGCCGCGCGATGTGGTCAAGCTGACCGTGCTCGTGGTCGATCACAGCCACGCGCGGCTGGCGATCTTCGGCGAGGAACTGGCCGCGGCGTTCGGCGGCGACCATCGCCCGGCCTGCACCTTGATTCCGGTGCCGCGGCTGGCGCTGGACGGCATGCTGTTCGAGATCGAAGCGACGGCCGCGCTGGCGCCCTGA
- a CDS encoding HD domain-containing protein — translation MQADHGLVLRAAAFAAQRHRRQRRRDAEGSPYINHPLALADTLANLGGVVDPVVLCAALLHDTVEDTATTFEEIELAFGARIASVVSEVTDDKSLPKAERKRLQIEHAPHISREAQLVKLADKICNLTDLLEAPPPWPLQRKRDYFDWTAQVVAGLRGAHPGLEARFDALYARIGELTDAA, via the coding sequence ATGCAAGCCGATCATGGACTCGTCCTGCGCGCGGCGGCCTTCGCCGCCCAGCGCCACCGCCGCCAACGCCGTCGCGACGCCGAGGGCAGCCCGTACATCAACCACCCGTTGGCCTTGGCCGACACCTTGGCCAACCTCGGCGGCGTCGTCGACCCGGTGGTGCTGTGCGCGGCCTTGCTGCACGACACCGTCGAGGACACCGCGACCACCTTCGAGGAGATCGAGCTGGCGTTCGGCGCGCGCATCGCTTCGGTGGTGAGCGAAGTCACCGACGACAAGAGCCTGCCCAAGGCCGAGCGCAAGCGCCTTCAGATCGAGCACGCGCCGCATATTTCGCGCGAGGCGCAGTTGGTCAAGCTGGCCGACAAGATCTGCAATCTGACCGACCTGCTCGAAGCGCCGCCGCCGTGGCCGCTGCAGCGCAAGCGCGATTACTTCGACTGGACCGCGCAAGTGGTGGCCGGGTTGCGCGGCGCGCATCCGGGTTTGGAGGCGCGGTTCGACGCGCTGTATGCGCGGATCGGCGAGTTGACCGACGCGGCGTGA
- a CDS encoding aldo/keto reductase, whose amino-acid sequence MSASDPLTLSPIVAGCWRMAEWNLDAGQRLRWIEQALDLGIDSFDHADIYGDYSVEALFGEALALRPALRQRIRLIGKCGIKLTSPRRPEHAIKSYDTSRAHVLASVENSLRALRTDHLDLLLIHRPDLLMDADELAATFAELKAAGKVRHVGVSNHTPAQLALLHARHPLATHQIELSPLHLPPLDDGTLEQCQALRLRPMLWSPLAGGRLFGGGDERAERVRAVLADLGRRHGGASVATMAYAWLLRHPSRPWPITGSGREQGLRDAVDALAIRLSAQEWYEVWQASAGREVA is encoded by the coding sequence ATGAGCGCTTCCGATCCCTTGACCCTGTCCCCCATCGTCGCCGGCTGCTGGCGCATGGCCGAGTGGAATCTCGACGCCGGCCAGCGTCTGCGCTGGATCGAACAAGCCCTGGACTTGGGCATCGACAGCTTCGACCACGCCGACATCTATGGCGATTACTCGGTCGAGGCGCTGTTCGGCGAAGCGCTGGCGCTGCGGCCCGCATTGCGCCAGCGCATCCGCCTGATCGGCAAATGTGGGATCAAGCTGACCTCGCCGCGGCGGCCCGAGCATGCGATCAAGTCCTACGACACCTCGCGCGCGCATGTGCTGGCGAGCGTAGAGAACTCGCTGCGCGCGCTGCGCACCGACCATCTCGACCTGCTGCTGATCCATCGCCCCGACTTGCTGATGGACGCCGACGAACTCGCCGCGACCTTCGCCGAGCTCAAGGCGGCCGGCAAGGTGCGGCACGTGGGCGTGTCCAACCACACGCCGGCGCAGTTGGCGTTGCTGCACGCGCGGCATCCGCTGGCGACGCATCAGATCGAACTCTCGCCGTTGCACTTGCCGCCGCTGGACGACGGCACCTTGGAGCAATGTCAGGCACTGCGGCTGCGGCCGATGCTGTGGTCGCCGCTGGCCGGCGGCCGTTTGTTCGGCGGCGGCGACGAGCGCGCCGAACGCGTGCGCGCGGTGTTGGCCGACCTCGGCCGCCGTCACGGCGGCGCGTCGGTGGCGACGATGGCGTATGCGTGGCTGCTGCGGCATCCCTCGCGGCCGTGGCCGATCACCGGCAGCGGCCGCGAGCAAGGACTGCGCGATGCGGTGGACGCGTTGGCGATCCGACTGTCGGCGCAAGAGTGGTACGAAGTCTGGCAAGCCAGCGCGGGCCGGGAAGTCGCGTAA
- a CDS encoding YciI family protein, which produces MRFMMLMIPQGYESAEPGALPSAEQVAAMMEYNYTLQAAGVLRSLEGLHPPSMGARVSFRGGKPRVTDGPFPEAKEVLGGFWVIEVGSREEAIAWAQRCPGSDNETIEVRQIMEMGDFPEDVQKVAQGFEEMQQAQG; this is translated from the coding sequence ATGCGTTTCATGATGCTGATGATCCCCCAGGGCTACGAATCGGCCGAACCCGGCGCCCTGCCCAGCGCCGAGCAGGTCGCGGCGATGATGGAATACAACTACACCCTGCAGGCCGCCGGCGTGCTGCGCTCGCTGGAAGGCCTGCACCCGCCGTCGATGGGCGCGCGGGTGAGCTTCCGCGGCGGCAAGCCGCGGGTGACCGACGGGCCGTTCCCGGAAGCCAAGGAAGTGCTCGGCGGCTTTTGGGTGATCGAAGTCGGCTCGCGCGAGGAAGCGATCGCATGGGCGCAGCGTTGCCCGGGTTCGGACAACGAGACCATCGAAGTGCGGCAGATCATGGAGATGGGCGATTTCCCCGAGGACGTGCAGAAGGTCGCGCAGGGCTTCGAGGAAATGCAGCAAGCGCAAGGCTGA
- a CDS encoding alpha/beta hydrolase has product MGRTSGAAMVLALAAVSAGAALAAGAPAKPGARKPRPAPDASLDVYAEPGERIDIGGGRKLNLRCSGEGGLTVLLEAGFGADSLVWAKSQPQIAQHNRVCSYDRAGLGFSDGGPLPRDLKADVADLHALIEAADLDTPLILVGHSYGSQVARRYDELYPKQVAALVLVDPPEQNVGEFSASYAKTEADMAPRMLAMYRGCEQGAREGRLAAARPPSDLKNCLRPPNPNYSDKLNASIRAWRSKPAFWETVISGSQDRLSLYGGGVPKSERHDGKPVIVLSADQPYAGAPADDLKALLAAREQTHMALIGTSRYAKRVTIADSSHDIPNDQPAAPAIAVFEAMEMRKQIGR; this is encoded by the coding sequence TTGGGCCGGACTTCCGGCGCGGCGATGGTACTGGCCTTGGCGGCGGTTTCGGCCGGCGCGGCCTTGGCGGCCGGCGCACCGGCCAAACCCGGCGCGCGCAAGCCGCGGCCGGCGCCGGACGCCAGCTTGGACGTCTACGCCGAACCCGGCGAGCGCATCGACATCGGCGGCGGCCGCAAGCTCAACCTGCGCTGCAGCGGCGAGGGCGGGCTCACCGTGTTGCTGGAGGCCGGTTTCGGCGCCGACTCCCTGGTCTGGGCCAAATCGCAGCCGCAGATCGCCCAGCACAACCGGGTCTGTTCCTACGACCGCGCCGGCCTGGGCTTCAGCGACGGCGGCCCGCTGCCGCGCGATCTCAAGGCCGATGTCGCCGATCTGCACGCGCTGATCGAGGCGGCCGATCTGGACACGCCGCTGATCCTGGTCGGCCATTCCTACGGCAGCCAGGTCGCGCGCCGTTACGACGAGCTCTATCCCAAGCAGGTCGCCGCGCTGGTGCTGGTCGACCCGCCCGAGCAGAACGTCGGCGAGTTCTCCGCCTCCTACGCCAAGACCGAAGCCGACATGGCGCCGCGCATGCTGGCGATGTACCGCGGCTGCGAACAGGGCGCGCGCGAAGGCCGGCTGGCCGCGGCGCGGCCGCCGTCGGATCTGAAGAACTGCCTGCGGCCGCCGAACCCGAACTACAGCGACAAGTTGAACGCCTCGATCCGCGCCTGGCGCTCCAAGCCGGCGTTTTGGGAAACGGTGATTTCCGGCTCGCAAGATCGCTTGTCGCTGTACGGCGGCGGTGTGCCCAAGAGCGAGCGCCACGACGGCAAGCCGGTGATCGTGCTCAGCGCCGACCAACCCTATGCCGGCGCGCCCGCCGACGACCTCAAGGCGCTGCTGGCCGCGCGCGAGCAGACCCATATGGCGCTGATCGGCACCTCGCGCTACGCCAAGCGCGTGACCATCGCCGACAGCTCGCACGACATCCCCAACGACCAGCCGGCGGCGCCGGCGATCGCGGTGTTCGAGGCGATGGAGATGCGCAAGCAGATCGGCCGCTGA
- the gnd gene encoding phosphogluconate dehydrogenase (NAD(+)-dependent, decarboxylating) → MELGMVGLGRMGANMAERLVRGGHKVAGFDPGAAAREQAAARGIIAAASLSELIAALPAPRAVWLMVPAGAVDATLAELRPLLAPGDTVIDGGNSNYKDTVRRAAELRAHGLHYVDSGTSGGVWGLQEGYSLMIGGEDAAVERLRPIFETLAPAADRGWGRVGPSGSGHFTKMIHNGIEYGMMQAYAEGFAILGRKAEFGLDLHQIAQIWRHGSVVRSWLLDLSADALGKNPSLQGIAPYVEDSGEGRWTVAEAIDLNVSAPVITASLMERLRSREKDSFADKLLAAMRNEFGGHAIRKE, encoded by the coding sequence ATGGAACTGGGCATGGTCGGCCTCGGGCGCATGGGCGCCAATATGGCCGAACGGTTGGTACGCGGCGGGCACAAGGTGGCGGGCTTCGATCCCGGCGCGGCGGCGCGCGAACAGGCCGCCGCGCGCGGCATCATTGCTGCGGCGTCGCTGAGCGAATTGATCGCCGCGCTGCCGGCGCCGCGCGCGGTATGGCTGATGGTCCCGGCCGGCGCGGTCGACGCGACCCTGGCCGAACTGCGGCCGCTGCTGGCGCCGGGCGACACGGTGATCGACGGCGGCAATTCCAACTACAAGGACACCGTGCGCCGCGCGGCCGAACTGCGCGCGCACGGCTTGCACTACGTGGATTCGGGCACCAGCGGCGGCGTGTGGGGCTTGCAGGAAGGCTACAGCCTGATGATCGGCGGCGAAGACGCCGCGGTCGAACGGCTGCGGCCGATCTTCGAGACGCTGGCGCCGGCGGCCGACCGCGGCTGGGGCCGGGTCGGGCCGAGCGGTTCGGGCCACTTCACCAAGATGATCCACAACGGCATCGAGTACGGAATGATGCAGGCCTACGCCGAAGGCTTCGCCATTCTCGGGCGCAAGGCCGAGTTCGGGCTGGACCTGCATCAGATCGCGCAGATCTGGCGCCACGGCAGCGTGGTGCGTTCGTGGCTGCTCGACCTCAGCGCCGATGCGCTGGGCAAGAATCCGTCGCTGCAAGGCATCGCGCCGTACGTCGAGGATTCCGGCGAAGGCCGCTGGACCGTCGCCGAAGCCATCGATCTGAACGTGTCGGCGCCGGTGATCACCGCCTCGCTGATGGAGCGGCTGCGTTCGCGCGAGAAGGATTCCTTCGCCGACAAGCTGCTCGCGGCGATGCGCAACGAGTTCGGCGGGCACGCGATCCGCAAGGAGTGA
- a CDS encoding glycosyl hydrolase family 8, translated as MHHATALPRRGLKVLTLVLATAAALAASLAAQAAPNYPFGSHRQAYVSGTLSPSVGRASADQSTASFYRAWKQRYLVAGCKAGDYRVKASTSDAYVVSEGQGYGMLITVMMAGNDPDAQALFDGLHRYNRAHPSVNDPDLLAWAQDSACKNVEGADSATDGDLDIAYALLLADLQWGSGGSINYLSEARKVIAAIRRSNINPNTKLTNLGDWVDSGSPNFYNATRSSDWMLGHFRGFASKLGDSYWTGVLDAHQTLIGKMQGSYAPNTGLLPDFIVNTHSTAKPAPANFLEADTDGWYSWNAGRVPWRIGIDAAVSGDSRSRAAARKLSQWMRGKAGNTPNNIRSGYKLDGTVTENYNSSFFTAPFGVAATVDTDQAWLDKLWTYMANGGTSDYYGDSVKLLSMLAVSNNWLKP; from the coding sequence ATGCACCACGCCACCGCCTTACCGCGCCGCGGCCTCAAAGTCCTGACCCTGGTCCTGGCCACCGCCGCTGCGCTCGCCGCCTCGCTCGCCGCGCAGGCCGCGCCGAACTATCCCTTCGGCAGCCACCGTCAGGCTTATGTCAGCGGCACGCTCAGTCCGAGCGTCGGCCGCGCTTCGGCCGATCAGTCCACCGCCTCGTTCTACCGCGCGTGGAAGCAGCGTTATCTGGTCGCGGGCTGCAAGGCCGGCGACTACCGGGTCAAGGCCTCCACCTCCGATGCGTACGTGGTTTCGGAAGGGCAGGGCTACGGCATGCTCATCACGGTGATGATGGCCGGCAACGATCCCGACGCGCAGGCGCTGTTCGACGGCTTGCACCGCTACAACCGCGCCCATCCCAGCGTCAACGATCCCGATCTGTTGGCCTGGGCGCAGGACTCGGCGTGCAAGAACGTCGAAGGCGCCGACTCGGCCACCGACGGCGACCTCGACATCGCCTACGCGTTGCTGCTCGCCGACCTGCAATGGGGATCGGGCGGTTCGATCAACTATTTGTCCGAAGCGCGCAAGGTCATCGCCGCGATCCGCCGCAGCAACATCAATCCCAACACCAAGCTGACCAACCTCGGCGACTGGGTCGACAGCGGCTCGCCGAACTTCTACAACGCCACGCGCAGCTCGGACTGGATGCTCGGCCACTTCCGCGGCTTCGCTTCCAAGCTCGGCGACAGCTACTGGACCGGCGTGCTCGACGCGCACCAGACCCTGATCGGCAAGATGCAGGGCAGCTACGCGCCGAACACCGGCCTGCTGCCGGACTTCATCGTCAACACCCACTCCACGGCCAAGCCGGCGCCGGCGAACTTCCTGGAAGCCGACACCGACGGCTGGTATTCGTGGAACGCCGGCCGGGTGCCGTGGCGCATCGGCATCGACGCCGCGGTCAGCGGCGACAGCCGCTCGCGCGCCGCCGCGCGCAAGCTCAGCCAGTGGATGCGCGGCAAGGCCGGCAACACGCCGAACAACATCCGCAGCGGCTACAAGCTCGACGGCACGGTGACGGAAAACTACAACAGCAGCTTCTTCACCGCGCCGTTCGGCGTCGCCGCCACGGTCGATACCGATCAAGCCTGGCTCGACAAGCTGTGGACCTACATGGCCAACGGCGGCACCAGCGATTACTACGGCGACAGCGTCAAGCTGCTGTCGATGCTGGCGGTGTCCAACAACTGGCTCAAGCCCTGA